In the genome of Gordonia rubripertincta, one region contains:
- a CDS encoding ABC transporter ATP-binding protein produces MARNNNLGDNRVRVDTWDACVDFPIFDAKTRSLKKSVIGAAGGVIGSNASNVVVVEALKNINLHLKHGDRIGLVGHNGAGKSTLLRLLSGIYEPTRGACRVHGRVAPVFDLGVGMDPEISGYENIIIRGMFLGMTRKEMLKKIDDIAEFTELGDYLQMPLRTYSTGMRVRIALGVVTSIDPEILILDEGIGAVDADFMKKARGRLQALVERSGILVFASHSNEFLAQLCDRALWIDKGEVRMEGGIEEVVEAYEGPGAAAHVRKVIAQVEADSQKASE; encoded by the coding sequence ATGGCCAGAAACAACAACCTCGGCGACAACCGGGTCCGCGTCGACACGTGGGACGCCTGCGTCGACTTCCCGATCTTCGACGCCAAGACGCGTTCGCTGAAGAAGTCCGTCATCGGCGCCGCCGGCGGTGTCATCGGCTCCAACGCGTCGAACGTGGTGGTGGTCGAGGCACTCAAGAACATCAACCTGCACCTCAAACACGGCGACCGCATCGGTCTCGTCGGCCACAACGGCGCCGGCAAGTCGACGCTGCTCCGCCTGCTGTCGGGTATCTACGAACCGACCCGCGGCGCCTGCCGGGTGCACGGTCGCGTCGCCCCGGTCTTCGACCTCGGCGTCGGCATGGACCCCGAGATCTCGGGCTACGAGAACATCATCATCCGCGGCATGTTCCTGGGCATGACCCGCAAGGAGATGCTGAAGAAGATCGACGACATCGCGGAGTTCACCGAACTCGGCGACTACCTGCAGATGCCGCTACGCACCTACTCCACCGGTATGCGCGTGCGCATCGCACTCGGCGTCGTCACGTCGATCGACCCGGAGATCCTCATTCTCGACGAGGGCATCGGCGCCGTCGACGCCGACTTCATGAAGAAGGCCCGCGGTCGTCTGCAGGCGCTCGTCGAACGTTCCGGAATCCTGGTCTTCGCCAGCCACTCCAACGAGTTCCTCGCCCAGCTCTGCGACCGCGCACTGTGGATCGACAAGGGTGAGGTCCGCATGGAAGGCGGCATCGAAGAGGTCGTCGAGGCCTATGAGGGCCCGGGCGCCGCGGCCCACGTCCGTAAGGTGATCGCCCAGGTCGAGGCCGACTCGCAGAAGGCTTCCGAGTGA
- a CDS encoding ABC transporter permease, with protein MSAVVDDDAIPARPESSESRTFARAVKDLRDGLASRELWFHLGWQDIRQRYRRSVLGPLWITIATGVTATAMGLLYGELFGMDIKVFLPYVALGFIFWNFIQTSILDGAEVFAKNEGLIKQLPAPVSVHVYRVVWRSLIIFAHNVVIIVIIFAIFTPPLNWTVFLIVPAIGLYVLNAVWVTIVFGILSTRFRDIGQLLTTAVQLVFFMTPIIWTTSSLSSTTGETSSRLKLVELNPMFHYLEIARGPLLGEPVEFYHWAVVLGCTAVGWVLGMLVMRNYRARVAYWV; from the coding sequence GTGTCAGCGGTAGTAGACGACGACGCGATACCCGCGCGTCCCGAGAGTTCTGAGTCACGCACCTTCGCGCGTGCGGTCAAGGACCTCCGCGACGGTCTCGCCAGCCGCGAGCTGTGGTTCCATCTGGGTTGGCAGGACATCAGGCAGCGGTATCGCCGATCGGTGCTCGGTCCACTCTGGATCACCATCGCCACCGGCGTCACCGCTACCGCGATGGGCCTGCTGTACGGCGAGCTGTTCGGCATGGACATCAAGGTGTTCCTGCCCTACGTCGCGTTGGGCTTCATCTTCTGGAACTTCATCCAGACCTCGATACTCGACGGCGCGGAGGTGTTCGCGAAGAACGAGGGTCTGATCAAGCAGCTCCCGGCCCCGGTCAGCGTGCACGTCTACCGGGTCGTGTGGCGGTCGCTGATCATCTTCGCGCACAACGTGGTGATCATCGTGATCATCTTCGCGATCTTCACACCGCCGCTGAACTGGACCGTGTTCCTCATCGTCCCGGCCATCGGCCTGTACGTGCTGAACGCGGTCTGGGTGACGATCGTCTTCGGCATCCTGTCCACCCGCTTCCGCGACATCGGTCAGCTCCTGACCACCGCCGTGCAACTGGTGTTCTTCATGACGCCGATCATCTGGACGACGTCGAGCCTGAGCAGCACGACCGGCGAGACGTCGTCGCGGCTGAAGCTGGTCGAGCTGAACCCGATGTTCCATTACCTCGAGATCGCGCGCGGACCGCTGCTCGGCGAACCGGTGGAGTTCTACCACTGGGCCGTCGTCCTCGGATGCACCGCCGTCGGCTGGGTTCTGGGCATGCTGGTGATGCGCAACTACCGCGCCCGCGTGGCGTACTGGGTGTAG
- a CDS encoding bacterial proteasome activator family protein — protein MAIDGTPGPGSTPGSPFGAGDSENVIVVGAGVDGSKSGDESSESTSVADMVEQPAKVMRIGTMIKQLLEEVRAAPLDEASRNRLREIHESSIRELEEGLAPELREELERLALPFSDEQTPSDAELRIAQAQLVGWLEGLFHGIQTALFAQQMAARAQLEQMRQGALPPGMPGPGGGPGHSTGQYL, from the coding sequence ATGGCAATCGATGGCACTCCAGGACCCGGTTCGACACCCGGCAGCCCCTTCGGCGCCGGCGACTCCGAGAACGTGATCGTGGTGGGCGCAGGCGTGGACGGTTCGAAGTCCGGCGACGAGTCGTCGGAATCGACGAGCGTCGCCGACATGGTGGAGCAGCCGGCCAAGGTCATGCGTATCGGCACGATGATCAAGCAGCTGCTCGAGGAGGTGCGGGCCGCACCTCTCGACGAGGCCTCGCGTAACCGGTTGCGCGAGATCCACGAGTCGTCGATCCGTGAACTCGAAGAGGGCCTCGCGCCCGAGCTGCGTGAAGAGCTCGAGCGCCTCGCACTGCCGTTCTCCGACGAGCAGACGCCGTCCGACGCGGAGCTGCGGATCGCTCAGGCCCAGCTCGTCGGCTGGCTGGAAGGCCTCTTCCACGGCATCCAGACGGCGCTGTTCGCCCAGCAGATGGCGGCCCGCGCCCAGCTCGAACAGATGCGTCAGGGTGCACTGCCCCCGGGTATGCCCGGACCCGGCGGTGGCCCTGGCCACAGCACCGGCCAGTACCTCTGA
- a CDS encoding cysteine desulfurase-like protein, which translates to MPFDVAYVRGLIPSLGDGWIHLDPQAGMQVPDSVATAVTTSFRHLAAAPGGVYPSARASAEVTDSARRAIADLVGGDAAGVVLGPSRYSLLACLAEALSPHAFLRGDVVVTRQDDEPNIVPWVRAAERYAGRIRWAEVDVETGALPAWQFGDLITPGTEVVAVTLASSTTGAITDIGEITPLVREAGALFVVDATNAAPYLSLDIHELGADVLLVSAERWGGPRMSVMVFREPQVIDRLRLMSMDPGAKGPARLEPEPHQGSMLAGLVASVEHIAGLDEDGIGKRRRRLVTSLDGVYEYLQRLTYYLVTTLTQLNHVNVVGTEENRVPLVSFTVDGVSADKVVRRLADNGVCALADVPNRALVRMGAPDFGGAVTVGLAPYSTPYEVDHLVRTLGSLA; encoded by the coding sequence ATGCCCTTCGACGTCGCCTATGTGCGTGGATTGATTCCATCGCTCGGCGACGGCTGGATTCACCTCGACCCGCAAGCGGGAATGCAGGTCCCGGATTCGGTCGCCACGGCGGTGACCACCAGCTTCCGTCATCTGGCGGCGGCTCCCGGTGGCGTGTACCCGTCGGCCCGTGCGTCCGCGGAAGTCACCGACAGCGCTCGCCGCGCGATCGCCGATCTCGTGGGCGGCGACGCCGCGGGGGTGGTCCTCGGTCCCTCGCGCTACTCGCTGCTGGCCTGCCTGGCCGAGGCGCTCTCTCCGCACGCTTTCCTGCGCGGCGACGTGGTGGTGACCCGGCAGGACGACGAGCCGAACATCGTCCCGTGGGTCCGCGCCGCCGAACGGTATGCCGGCCGCATCCGGTGGGCCGAGGTCGACGTCGAGACCGGCGCACTGCCCGCATGGCAGTTCGGTGACCTCATCACGCCCGGGACCGAGGTCGTCGCGGTGACCCTCGCCTCGTCGACGACCGGCGCGATCACCGACATCGGCGAGATCACGCCGCTGGTCCGTGAGGCGGGCGCGCTGTTCGTCGTCGACGCCACCAATGCCGCGCCGTACCTGTCGCTGGACATCCACGAACTCGGCGCCGACGTCCTTCTTGTCTCCGCCGAACGATGGGGCGGTCCGCGCATGTCGGTGATGGTGTTCCGCGAGCCCCAGGTCATCGACCGGTTACGACTGATGTCGATGGACCCGGGTGCCAAGGGGCCGGCACGACTCGAACCGGAACCACACCAGGGGTCGATGCTCGCCGGACTGGTGGCCTCGGTCGAACACATTGCGGGTCTTGACGAGGACGGCATCGGCAAACGCCGCCGACGTCTGGTCACGTCACTCGACGGCGTCTACGAGTACCTCCAGCGTCTGACCTACTACCTGGTCACGACGCTGACCCAGCTCAACCACGTCAACGTGGTCGGCACCGAGGAGAACCGGGTGCCGCTCGTGAGTTTCACCGTCGACGGAGTGAGCGCCGACAAGGTCGTTCGCAGACTCGCCGACAACGGGGTGTGCGCGCTCGCCGACGTGCCCAACCGGGCGCTGGTCCGGATGGGCGCCCCGGACTTCGGCGGTGCCGTCACGGTCGGCCTCGCGCCGTACTCGACGCCCTATGAGGTCGACCACCTCGTACGGACCCTCGGTTCGCTCGCCTAG
- a CDS encoding MarR family winged helix-turn-helix transcriptional regulator translates to MSGKQEDPAAGPPRSLTSAEAESWLNLVDGGWALFARVNDEFVKRGMALSDLRILEAIAQSPKLGVSEVADTVHMRVSTVSRMIARLSDVGDVERLESKADGRHRLVRLTDQGHRTLAAHVSLRDRVIRRFVVDAMSPDEFACLGTAFRKIREAVDAADEPPVP, encoded by the coding sequence GTGTCGGGAAAACAGGAAGATCCAGCAGCAGGTCCTCCACGGTCGCTCACCTCAGCCGAGGCCGAGAGCTGGCTCAATCTCGTCGACGGCGGGTGGGCGCTGTTCGCACGGGTCAACGACGAGTTCGTGAAGCGCGGAATGGCGTTGTCCGACCTGCGCATCCTCGAGGCCATCGCACAATCGCCGAAGCTGGGGGTCAGCGAGGTCGCCGACACCGTACACATGCGGGTGAGCACGGTGTCGCGGATGATCGCACGACTCAGCGACGTCGGCGATGTCGAACGCCTCGAGTCCAAGGCAGACGGTCGGCATCGACTCGTCCGCCTCACCGATCAAGGCCACCGGACACTCGCCGCCCACGTCTCGCTCCGCGACCGCGTCATCCGCAGGTTCGTCGTCGACGCGATGAGCCCCGATGAATTCGCCTGCCTGGGGACCGCTTTCCGCAAGATCAGGGAGGCGGTCGACGCCGCTGACGAACCTCCCGTTCCCTGA
- a CDS encoding NAD(P)H-quinone oxidoreductase, producing MKAIVVESENLSVQDVPDPTPAAGEVVIDVVAAGVNRADILQRAGNYPPPPGASGTLGLEVSGRISALGDQVSGWAVGDEVCALLAGGGYAEKVAVPAEQVMQVPRGVDLVSAAALPEVACTVSSNVFDTAHLSTGELLLIHGGSSGIGTHATQLAHAMGARVAVTARTQAKLDRCREYGAEILIDYTRDDFAAILKENGGADVILDIIGAKYLSSNIKALSTDGRLVIIGMQGGTKAELPIGLLLAKRLSVMGTTLRARPVHGPGGKAEVVAATVGRTWPLIESGKVVPVVDRTFPLADAAAAHDHLNSGDAIGKVLLTVE from the coding sequence GTGAAAGCCATTGTCGTCGAATCCGAGAACCTGTCCGTGCAGGACGTACCCGACCCGACGCCGGCTGCCGGCGAAGTGGTGATCGACGTGGTCGCGGCCGGGGTCAACCGTGCCGACATCCTCCAGCGGGCCGGAAACTATCCGCCGCCGCCCGGTGCCTCGGGGACGCTCGGCCTCGAGGTGTCCGGGCGGATCTCCGCACTCGGTGACCAGGTATCGGGCTGGGCGGTGGGCGACGAGGTGTGCGCCCTGCTCGCCGGTGGCGGTTATGCGGAGAAGGTGGCCGTCCCCGCCGAGCAGGTGATGCAGGTGCCGCGTGGCGTCGACCTGGTGTCGGCGGCCGCGCTCCCCGAGGTCGCGTGCACCGTGTCGTCGAACGTCTTCGACACCGCGCACCTGAGTACGGGCGAGCTGCTTCTCATCCACGGCGGATCGAGCGGCATCGGCACCCACGCGACGCAGCTCGCACACGCGATGGGCGCGCGGGTCGCGGTCACCGCCCGCACCCAGGCCAAGCTCGACCGGTGCCGCGAGTACGGCGCCGAGATCCTGATCGACTACACGCGAGACGATTTCGCCGCGATCCTGAAAGAGAACGGTGGCGCCGACGTCATCCTCGACATCATCGGCGCCAAGTACCTGTCGTCGAACATCAAGGCGTTGAGCACCGACGGACGCCTGGTGATCATCGGGATGCAGGGCGGCACGAAGGCCGAACTCCCGATCGGTCTGCTGCTCGCCAAGCGACTGTCGGTGATGGGTACGACGCTGCGCGCGCGTCCCGTCCACGGGCCGGGCGGCAAGGCCGAGGTGGTCGCGGCAACGGTAGGCCGCACCTGGCCGCTGATCGAATCCGGCAAGGTCGTGCCGGTCGTCGACCGCACCTTCCCGCTCGCCGACGCCGCCGCAGCCCACGACCATCTCAACAGCGGTGACGCCATCGGCAAGGTGCTGCTGACGGTGGAGTAG
- a CDS encoding zinc ribbon domain-containing protein — translation MKQFPQPVAGVSILALNNSSPREPLVPLETWIRVQDILHAHNTAGEKDNKHNHHLRGTIWCSHCGQRMVYSKNKGRGGTYEYYFCMGRKDADNPCPRGFVQLSRIEEGIEDLYRAMSLTTKDAAAMSETVHDELSAHNKQVELDTSAAKKRLTRAQNDQEKLLTAHYDGQYRWNC, via the coding sequence ATGAAGCAGTTTCCGCAACCAGTTGCAGGAGTTTCGATTCTTGCGCTGAACAACTCCAGCCCACGTGAGCCGCTCGTCCCGCTCGAAACGTGGATTCGCGTGCAGGACATTCTTCACGCACACAACACGGCCGGGGAAAAGGACAACAAGCACAACCATCACCTGCGCGGCACGATCTGGTGCAGCCACTGCGGCCAACGAATGGTGTATTCCAAGAACAAGGGACGGGGCGGCACGTATGAGTACTACTTCTGCATGGGGAGGAAGGACGCCGACAATCCCTGCCCGCGCGGCTTCGTCCAACTCAGCAGGATCGAAGAAGGCATCGAAGATCTTTACAGGGCGATGTCCCTGACGACCAAGGACGCGGCTGCTATGAGCGAAACCGTCCACGACGAACTGAGCGCCCACAACAAACAAGTTGAACTCGACACGTCCGCCGCCAAGAAACGGCTCACACGCGCCCAGAATGATCAGGAGAAGCTCCTAACGGCGCACTACGACGGGCAATACCGCTGGAACTGTTGA
- a CDS encoding DUF349 domain-containing protein encodes MPAWSESVIHGSLDDGRYVTLKFAADSDDVLVALGHLSDIQPWNDHVHIWRGSDGKLDHHDRRWSAAIFPSTPGKDEQKSTRNEYNRTAALQLENLVKQARATAATTDWRAGKETMDSLRHQWNSVWRDPRYTFRPGTIDYAERDRLRREFREAQDTFFENRRQANERRQRDQQHALERREGIVAEAHRLAASTDWKATAARLQKLDQEWKAAGSCRREDNDRLWQEFKSAKDSFYAKRTAFFETRDRDSERAKRAKEDLVREAERLVSSTDWKATGDQFRRLQERWKATGHCKKNDSDRLWQQFSGARDKFNRNREKHFENVKADQAKAVRAKQSLVSEAQSLSRATDLRSARQSMKGLMDRWKAAPRASRTDEDKLWQQFRQAQDELRRRSDVERQNRQREQQQARSAKERLVSRAESLSNTSDFKLARQEMRTLMDEWKAAGRAERDVENQLWERFQRARDRFNQAANAAWENQKRERVSRLQDAIQRKKEALSRIENAIRSTESQLSDLYSRPKPSYKNPRRWEIASRRNEAISNKRNKLASMQGKRNDIVNALVDMEAKLRSMY; translated from the coding sequence ATGCCTGCATGGAGTGAGTCTGTGATACACGGCAGCCTGGATGACGGACGGTATGTCACCCTGAAGTTCGCGGCCGACAGCGACGATGTGTTGGTAGCTCTCGGCCACCTCAGCGACATTCAGCCGTGGAACGACCATGTGCATATCTGGCGGGGCAGCGACGGCAAGCTTGACCATCATGATCGACGCTGGTCGGCCGCGATCTTCCCTTCGACCCCTGGCAAAGACGAACAGAAGTCCACCCGCAACGAATACAACCGCACCGCCGCGCTGCAACTCGAAAACCTTGTTAAGCAGGCTAGAGCGACTGCCGCCACGACCGACTGGCGAGCAGGCAAAGAGACGATGGACAGCCTTAGACATCAGTGGAATTCAGTGTGGCGCGATCCGCGCTACACTTTCCGGCCCGGAACCATCGATTATGCAGAGCGGGACCGCCTGCGACGCGAGTTCAGGGAGGCGCAGGACACATTCTTTGAGAACCGCCGCCAAGCCAACGAACGTCGACAGCGTGACCAGCAGCATGCGCTCGAACGTAGAGAGGGGATAGTAGCAGAGGCCCATAGGCTGGCGGCATCCACCGACTGGAAAGCGACGGCCGCGCGCTTGCAAAAGCTCGACCAGGAATGGAAAGCCGCGGGGTCGTGTCGTCGCGAAGACAACGACCGCTTATGGCAAGAGTTCAAGAGTGCGAAAGACAGCTTCTACGCCAAACGCACCGCGTTCTTCGAAACAAGGGACCGCGACTCGGAGCGGGCCAAACGCGCCAAGGAAGACCTGGTGCGTGAGGCTGAGCGCCTTGTATCGTCGACAGATTGGAAGGCGACAGGGGATCAGTTCCGTCGACTTCAAGAACGCTGGAAAGCTACCGGGCACTGCAAGAAGAATGATAGCGATAGGCTATGGCAGCAATTCAGCGGTGCGCGGGACAAATTCAACCGCAACCGTGAGAAGCACTTCGAGAATGTGAAAGCCGACCAAGCAAAGGCGGTGCGGGCAAAGCAGTCCCTAGTGAGCGAAGCTCAATCGCTGTCCCGTGCCACGGATCTACGGTCTGCCCGGCAGTCGATGAAAGGGTTAATGGACCGTTGGAAGGCAGCGCCTCGCGCCTCGCGCACTGACGAGGATAAACTATGGCAACAGTTTCGCCAGGCCCAAGACGAACTCCGGCGACGCTCGGATGTCGAGCGGCAGAACCGACAGCGAGAACAGCAGCAAGCTAGGTCCGCTAAGGAGCGACTGGTATCGCGTGCGGAGTCACTCAGCAACACATCCGATTTTAAGCTGGCGCGCCAAGAGATGCGAACTCTGATGGATGAGTGGAAGGCGGCTGGACGTGCCGAACGGGATGTGGAGAACCAACTGTGGGAGCGCTTCCAGCGTGCCAGGGACCGATTCAACCAGGCTGCTAACGCCGCCTGGGAGAATCAAAAGCGAGAACGAGTGTCGAGACTTCAAGATGCAATCCAGCGTAAGAAGGAAGCCCTGAGCCGCATTGAGAATGCAATCCGTAGTACAGAATCGCAGCTGTCTGACCTATATAGTCGCCCGAAACCTTCGTACAAAAACCCCCGGCGCTGGGAGATTGCTAGTCGGCGCAACGAGGCAATCAGCAACAAAAGGAACAAGCTCGCCAGCATGCAGGGCAAGAGGAACGATATCGTTAACGCACTCGTCGATATGGAAGCAAAGCTGCGCAGCATGTACTGA
- a CDS encoding ATP-dependent nuclease — protein MITRIAIKGYRLFKEFELEPNPGTNIVVGDNEAGKSTLLEAISLALTGRLNGRWAQDELNPYWFNQENVSEYFSALDTESPLPPPEILIELYLTNEDDKLQPLLGVHNSRQDKLPGVRIHIHPASDSSEEYADYMRSEDRPEILPTEWYTVDWRNFCDEPLNRRPKHLGVAVVDSRTIRSSAGVDYHTREMLADFIEPKERAAVAIAHRSARHVISTKTLLPVNERIAEKSKTLHDKPIGLHMDQSANASWENSIVPQVSDVPFAMAGQGQQAAIKVALAMNRSVDTTAYALIEEPENHLSHTSLTKLVSRIEALAGERQIFLTTHSSFVLNRLGLDKLILLHQGTKATFEVLPEDTVRYFKRLSGYDTMRLVLADKVVLVEGPSDEMVFEHAFRAKHEDRVPMELGVDVISMAGVSLKRGLQLASALNRKVAAIRDNDGKPPDHWRDPLQNWLADGVREVFIGDPADGRTLEPQFLKLNDDAELRSLFGITDDEVQTDQWMASHKTDWALKLEESEASVEYPQYLKDAVDFVS, from the coding sequence ATGATCACTCGAATTGCAATAAAGGGATACCGGCTGTTCAAGGAATTCGAACTTGAGCCCAATCCGGGGACCAACATCGTTGTCGGAGATAATGAGGCTGGTAAGTCCACTCTGCTGGAAGCGATCTCGTTAGCTCTAACAGGTCGGCTGAACGGCCGTTGGGCCCAGGATGAGCTGAATCCGTACTGGTTCAATCAAGAGAATGTTTCAGAGTATTTCAGCGCGCTCGATACGGAGTCTCCTTTGCCTCCTCCGGAAATACTTATTGAGCTATACTTGACAAATGAGGATGACAAACTACAACCCCTCCTCGGAGTCCACAATTCTCGCCAGGACAAACTCCCCGGAGTAAGGATTCATATCCACCCGGCCTCGGACTCCAGCGAAGAGTATGCGGACTACATGCGTTCCGAAGATCGTCCGGAGATCCTTCCAACAGAGTGGTACACCGTTGATTGGAGAAACTTCTGTGACGAGCCACTAAATAGGCGACCGAAACACCTTGGTGTTGCAGTGGTTGATTCCCGAACTATTCGATCCAGTGCCGGTGTGGATTACCACACTCGTGAGATGCTTGCAGATTTTATCGAGCCGAAGGAGCGTGCTGCTGTTGCGATCGCGCATCGAAGTGCTCGCCACGTTATTAGCACGAAGACACTTCTCCCGGTGAATGAGCGTATCGCCGAGAAGAGCAAAACGCTTCACGATAAGCCTATAGGTCTTCACATGGACCAGTCGGCAAACGCTTCGTGGGAGAATAGCATAGTGCCGCAGGTTTCTGATGTGCCATTCGCGATGGCGGGGCAAGGTCAACAAGCAGCTATCAAGGTTGCCCTAGCAATGAATCGTTCTGTCGATACAACTGCGTACGCGCTGATTGAAGAGCCTGAGAACCACTTGTCCCATACTAGCCTTACGAAGTTGGTGTCTCGGATCGAGGCGTTGGCTGGTGAAAGGCAGATATTCTTGACGACGCACAGCTCATTCGTGCTGAACAGACTCGGCCTAGATAAGTTGATTCTGCTACACCAGGGTACTAAGGCCACATTCGAAGTACTACCCGAGGATACGGTCCGCTACTTTAAGAGGCTGTCGGGTTATGACACCATGCGGCTAGTGCTAGCGGACAAGGTTGTGCTGGTAGAGGGCCCGTCCGACGAAATGGTCTTTGAACACGCGTTTCGAGCAAAGCATGAAGACAGGGTGCCGATGGAGCTTGGCGTCGACGTAATCTCGATGGCCGGCGTCTCGTTGAAGCGTGGATTGCAACTGGCCTCTGCACTTAACCGCAAGGTGGCGGCAATACGTGACAACGACGGGAAGCCGCCGGATCACTGGCGTGATCCATTGCAGAATTGGCTCGCAGATGGCGTCCGCGAAGTGTTTATCGGTGATCCCGCCGACGGAAGAACCCTCGAACCACAGTTTCTGAAGCTGAACGATGATGCGGAATTGCGTTCACTGTTCGGCATCACGGACGATGAGGTGCAAACCGACCAATGGATGGCATCCCACAAGACCGATTGGGCACTTAAGCTCGAAGAGTCTGAGGCGTCAGTTGAGTACCCTCAGTATCTGAAGGATGCGGTCGACTTCGTCTCATGA
- a CDS encoding UvrD-helicase domain-containing protein, with amino-acid sequence MNTATLAVAGSRKTQSIVDACKDGPTDRRRLVLTYTLTGQRDLERRLNAACDPQRIPEICGWYAFLLRQWVRPFLPLLYPGRRLAGLNFEGSPASNRRGIVVASGEERFLDSDSRAYKRFLSKLAVDVAEKAEGTVIDRLQRMYDEIYVDEVQDMTGYDLDILEQLLKSTSTIFLVGDIRQSVFDTNPQDPRHKIYRGLKMLDWFNAQHEHGRLDINYSSDTWRCVQDVATFADSIFDASFGFPPTISKQVRSSGHDGVFVIAPEHVDAYVEAYRPVAVLRQTVATVIPEGYEATNFGVSKGLTHERVLIFPTGPIKTFLTKGTMLAPQICMRTVRWSYTRNLQRDVCHGRTG; translated from the coding sequence ATGAACACAGCCACTCTCGCGGTAGCCGGATCACGTAAAACCCAGTCGATCGTGGATGCGTGCAAGGATGGCCCGACTGATCGCCGACGGCTTGTACTCACATACACGCTGACTGGTCAGCGAGACCTTGAGCGACGACTCAATGCGGCGTGTGACCCGCAACGTATTCCCGAGATTTGCGGATGGTACGCATTTCTGCTTCGTCAATGGGTGCGACCGTTCCTTCCGCTCCTATATCCCGGTAGACGGCTTGCCGGTCTGAATTTCGAAGGTTCTCCGGCCAGTAATCGACGGGGGATCGTAGTCGCGTCTGGCGAGGAACGGTTTCTCGATTCCGATTCGCGTGCCTATAAGAGGTTTTTATCCAAGCTCGCCGTAGATGTTGCCGAGAAGGCCGAGGGTACGGTGATTGATAGATTGCAGCGTATGTACGATGAGATATATGTCGACGAAGTCCAGGACATGACAGGGTACGACCTAGACATACTCGAGCAGTTACTAAAGTCGACGAGTACCATTTTTTTGGTAGGAGACATTCGGCAGTCGGTCTTTGATACTAACCCCCAGGACCCTCGCCACAAAATCTACCGCGGCCTGAAAATGTTGGATTGGTTCAATGCCCAGCATGAGCATGGTCGGCTGGATATCAACTATTCATCTGATACTTGGCGCTGCGTTCAGGATGTTGCGACGTTCGCCGATTCAATTTTCGATGCATCGTTCGGTTTCCCTCCTACTATCTCTAAACAAGTGCGCAGTTCCGGGCATGATGGGGTATTCGTCATCGCTCCTGAGCATGTTGATGCTTATGTTGAGGCGTATCGGCCTGTAGCTGTGCTACGGCAGACAGTCGCGACTGTGATTCCAGAGGGATACGAAGCCACGAATTTCGGAGTTTCAAAGGGCTTGACTCACGAACGCGTACTTATTTTCCCAACAGGTCCGATAAAGACTTTTCTCACTAAAGGCACGATGCTTGCACCCCAAATCTGCATGCGGACTGTACGTTGGAGTTACACGCGCAATCTTCAGCGTGACGTTTGTCATGGAAGAACCGGCTAA
- a CDS encoding SGNH/GDSL hydrolase family protein — protein MQYSRFVAIGDSQTEGLGDPHPEYEFRGWADRLAERMAALNPNLQYANLAIRGKRTRQVLEDQLEPALALRPDLIAAPLGMNDVIGRSDLAQVRADLDAIYRRLADSDATVIVSTFPNIVRTIPFAARKEHRLLELNEMNREFAATYGFLLVDLHAAPVLTDPRSWSSDRLHASPFGHERFADAAAHALGLPDATADWGNPLPPAPVPHPVAALVRDTRWAVEFFTPWLIRKFRGVSLGDGREPKRPSLSPIILRDN, from the coding sequence GTGCAGTACTCGCGGTTCGTCGCCATCGGCGACAGTCAGACAGAGGGTCTGGGAGACCCGCACCCGGAGTACGAATTCCGCGGGTGGGCGGACCGCCTCGCCGAGCGGATGGCGGCGCTGAACCCGAATCTGCAGTACGCCAACCTGGCGATCCGCGGGAAACGGACGCGGCAGGTGCTGGAGGATCAGCTGGAGCCGGCGCTCGCCCTGCGACCGGATCTCATCGCCGCGCCGCTCGGGATGAACGACGTGATCGGCCGCTCCGACCTCGCCCAGGTCCGCGCCGACCTCGACGCGATCTATCGCCGACTCGCGGACTCCGATGCCACGGTGATCGTCTCGACCTTCCCGAACATCGTCCGCACCATTCCGTTCGCCGCCCGCAAGGAACACCGGTTGCTGGAGCTGAACGAGATGAATCGCGAGTTCGCCGCGACCTACGGCTTCCTTCTCGTCGACCTCCATGCGGCGCCGGTGCTGACGGACCCGCGGTCGTGGTCGTCGGACCGCCTGCACGCCTCACCGTTCGGACACGAGCGGTTCGCCGACGCCGCAGCGCATGCCCTCGGTCTCCCCGACGCCACCGCCGACTGGGGCAATCCGCTGCCGCCCGCACCGGTTCCACATCCGGTGGCGGCCCTTGTCCGCGACACCCGGTGGGCGGTGGAGTTCTTCACACCGTGGCTGATCCGCAAGTTCC